The genome window CGCGGACAAGCTGGGGCTCTCGGCCTCGCCGCGCGCGGCCGTGCGCCTGGGCGGCGCGCTGCTCGACGACGTCACCGCGGTCTCCCGCGAGGGCGGTGCGGTGAGGGCCAAGCGCTTCAGCTACCTCTCGCGCGTCACGGAGACGGTCGAGGCGCTGGCCAGCCCCGTCGTCGTGTCGGTCAAGACGAACGCGCTCGCGCCGGCCGGTCACGCCGGCGCGCGGGGGACCGTCGAGGTGCGGGAGGCACCGGCCCCCGCCGACCCGCGCAAGCGCGTGGGCGAGCGCACCGCCGCGCAGGGAGCGCGCCTGCCCCTCGAGGAGGCGCGCGTCGTCGTCGCTGGCGGGCGCGGCCTGGGCAGCGCCGAGCGCTTCGCCGCGGTCGTCGAGCCGCTCGCCGAGGCGCTGGGTGCGGCCGTCGGCGCGACCCGCGCCGTCGTCGACGCGGGCTGGCGCCCCTACGCCGAGCAGGTGGGCCAGACCGGCAAGACCGTCGCGCCGGAGCTGTACGTCGCGCTCGGCATCTCCGGGGCGGTGCAGCACCTCTCGGGCATGAACCGCGCGAAGGTGATCGTGGCGGTGAACAAGGACGCCGACGCTCCGATCTTCAAGGT of Trueperaceae bacterium contains these proteins:
- a CDS encoding electron transfer flavoprotein subunit alpha/FixB family protein; its protein translation is MVILLVTEERRGRLKRSAAELVTAARELGGDAVGLVLGADPGAAAEELAAYLPRVTALRGAFATAEAVAAAAADAARDLGADVVLFAADKLGLSASPRAAVRLGGALLDDVTAVSREGGAVRAKRFSYLSRVTETVEALASPVVVSVKTNALAPAGHAGARGTVEVREAPAPADPRKRVGERTAAQGARLPLEEARVVVAGGRGLGSAERFAAVVEPLAEALGAAVGATRAVVDAGWRPYAEQVGQTGKTVAPELYVALGISGAVQHLSGMNRAKVIVAVNKDADAPIFKVADYGIVGDVASVGPALLEAVKETTAG